One region of Limnospira fusiformis SAG 85.79 genomic DNA includes:
- a CDS encoding cation:proton antiporter, producing the protein MTYITIVLILLPILVGFCIYLFPKIDRYSAMAVVLMSFAYGLWVILEPPNLNIQLLNNFGVQLLIDQNSGYLILTNALVTMAVIVYCWQSRITGLFFTQILIVHSSLNSIFMSQDFISLYVALEVLAIGVFLLIAYPRSDRSIWVGLRYLFVSNTAMLFYLVGVALVYQAHHSFAFAGLRGSSPEAISLIFMGLLAKGGIFVSGLWLPMTYAESETPVSALLSGIVTKAGVFPLVRLALILPEFSPVLSIFGVAAALLGAIYAIFEQDTKRTLAFSSISQLGLMIVAPVAGSFYALTHGLVKSALFLIEGSLPSRDFKQLHQQQITTFLWLILLLASLSISGFPLLSIFSAKTLVFKDLSTWEDIALNIASVGTVIYFAKFIFVPHEQSAASAKFDSQKVSLIPAISILFIALIFANIPYYESTYTVESITKALATIGVGWLAYFMIFKNSLINLPKTWEKLDHLIGVMTLSLTGIFWLVVWLKIS; encoded by the coding sequence ATGACCTATATCACCATCGTCTTGATATTACTGCCAATTTTGGTAGGATTTTGCATTTATCTATTCCCCAAAATCGATCGCTATTCGGCTATGGCGGTTGTCCTGATGTCTTTTGCTTACGGGTTATGGGTTATCTTAGAACCCCCCAACCTGAATATTCAATTATTGAATAACTTTGGAGTTCAATTATTAATTGATCAGAATAGTGGCTACTTAATCTTGACCAATGCCTTAGTCACTATGGCAGTGATTGTCTACTGTTGGCAGTCCCGGATTACTGGCTTGTTTTTTACTCAGATATTAATTGTTCATAGCAGCCTTAACTCAATTTTTATGTCCCAGGACTTTATTAGTCTATATGTGGCTTTAGAAGTCTTAGCAATAGGCGTTTTTTTATTAATTGCTTATCCTCGCAGCGATCGCTCAATTTGGGTAGGCTTACGCTATCTATTTGTTAGCAATACCGCCATGCTATTCTACCTGGTAGGGGTCGCCCTTGTCTACCAAGCCCATCATTCCTTTGCTTTTGCTGGCTTACGGGGTTCCTCTCCAGAGGCTATATCCCTAATCTTCATGGGTTTATTAGCCAAGGGTGGTATCTTCGTCTCAGGGTTATGGCTACCCATGACCTATGCTGAATCAGAAACCCCTGTTTCCGCCCTTCTCTCAGGAATTGTCACCAAAGCCGGAGTTTTTCCCTTAGTACGTTTAGCTTTAATTCTACCCGAATTTAGCCCAGTTCTAAGCATCTTTGGGGTAGCCGCCGCCTTGTTAGGTGCAATTTATGCCATTTTTGAACAAGACACCAAACGCACCCTCGCTTTTAGTAGTATTTCCCAATTAGGTTTGATGATTGTCGCCCCCGTCGCCGGAAGTTTTTATGCTCTCACTCACGGCTTAGTTAAATCAGCTTTATTCCTCATAGAAGGAAGTCTACCTAGTCGCGACTTTAAACAACTGCACCAGCAGCAGATTACTACTTTCCTCTGGCTAATTCTACTCCTGGCTAGTTTATCTATATCTGGTTTCCCCCTGTTATCTATTTTTTCAGCAAAAACCCTGGTTTTTAAAGACTTGTCAACTTGGGAAGATATCGCTCTCAATATTGCCTCAGTGGGAACCGTCATATATTTTGCCAAATTTATATTTGTTCCCCACGAACAATCCGCCGCATCAGCAAAATTTGACTCTCAAAAAGTGTCATTAATTCCAGCTATATCGATTCTGTTTATTGCCTTAATTTTCGCCAATATTCCCTACTACGAGTCTACCTATACCGTCGAGAGTATTACTAAGGCTTTAGCTACTATTGGGGTGGGTTGGTTAGCCTATTTTATGATTTTCAAAAACTCCCTAATTAACCTCCCGAAAACTTGGGAAAAATTAGACCATCTGATTGGGGTCATGACTCTGAGTTTAACTGGTATATTTTGGCTGGTTGTGTGGTTAAAAATTTCCTAA
- a CDS encoding Na+/H+ antiporter subunit E codes for MIKYLSLNLILRLAIWFLITADLSLANIIIGVSVCLLLPGRSPSKAALNDWLRAFGEVIRSVPQAYLEAFEIILKPHNYEDITMERVKPQRTPGLIFLDIFIITFTPKTIVLKYHQEGWYEVHWVRRRRPDS; via the coding sequence ATGATTAAATATCTGTCTCTCAACTTAATTCTGCGATTAGCTATTTGGTTTCTGATTACTGCTGACCTGAGTTTAGCTAATATCATTATCGGGGTGAGTGTGTGTTTATTATTACCCGGTCGTAGCCCCTCTAAGGCGGCTTTAAACGACTGGTTAAGGGCTTTTGGGGAAGTCATTAGGTCAGTGCCTCAAGCCTACCTAGAGGCTTTTGAGATTATCTTAAAACCCCATAATTATGAAGATATCACCATGGAAAGAGTGAAACCCCAAAGAACACCGGGTTTAATTTTTTTAGATATCTTTATCATTACCTTTACCCCGAAAACAATTGTTTTAAAATATCACCAAGAGGGCTGGTATGAAGTCCATTGGGTACGTCGCCGGAGGCCTGATTCATGA
- a CDS encoding adenylate/guanylate cyclase domain-containing protein has protein sequence MTVSHAGSILATLTQVNRMGLLADRVKNLPMGEFICILDFITAEFQQFLRAIELINNEAIETLLEQLLDAFTLKIGQILEADRTTIFLINRSKGQLWYKTSPENNETDGEGNSDSKHTEEIRLPMDVGILGHVACTGEALNITDAQTHEFFDPAIDQPSGYEARSILCMPIFSTQNPQEAVAVVRLLNKAGDRPFTEEDEQQFRSFADSIGIILESCQSFFVAARNQRGVAALLKATTTLGQSLDLETTLLSVMEQARDLMQADRSTIFLLKKETEELWTKVAKADGKTMMEIRIPANKGIAGYVASTGQVLNITNAYADPRFDPTTDRKTGYRTRNILCMPVDNAKGELIGVTQLINKHKGSFTDSDEEFLRAFNAQAGIALQNAQLFENVMVEKQYQKDILQSLSDVVISTDLQGRIVTINDAALELLGCPRHRPRHRQIREYWEYQLSGQYIWDVLPIENLQLRLEDSLKFAARHFVPEQSLTVGLVEMIVGEFGDTTPIPILVVPDEKKPDIYHVWGQEYQPLDGNSLADNEAIASEIRLLERSINLTVNPLTNPEGGVRGGLVVLEDISREKRMKTTMYRYMTPGVAERVMALGEDALMIGERKEVTILFSDIRGYTTLTENLEASDVVALLNQYFETMVEAVFSHEGTLDKFIGDALMAVFGAPLPLRDNHAWMAVKSALDMRKRLKDFNESRPNEPQIKIGIGMSSGEVVSGNIGSQKRMDYTVIGDGVNLSSRLEQLTKLYGCDIILSEMTYHLCGDRIWVRELDKVRVKGKNNAVNIYELIASKSQALDDELVEFLGYYNLGRQAYLARDFALAIQHFEVAQKMRSDDRAVEIHIGRAQNYLQNPPPPDWDGIHTMTTK, from the coding sequence ATGACAGTTTCCCACGCAGGTAGCATTCTGGCTACATTGACTCAAGTTAATCGCATGGGCTTGTTGGCAGATCGTGTAAAAAATCTGCCAATGGGAGAGTTTATTTGTATTCTCGATTTCATTACCGCAGAATTTCAACAATTTCTCCGAGCTATCGAACTGATTAACAATGAAGCGATCGAAACCCTCCTCGAACAGCTTCTCGATGCCTTTACTCTCAAAATCGGACAAATCTTAGAAGCCGATCGCACTACCATTTTTTTGATTAATCGCAGCAAGGGTCAGCTTTGGTACAAAACCTCTCCCGAAAACAACGAAACTGACGGCGAGGGGAACTCCGACTCTAAACATACCGAGGAAATTCGCCTACCTATGGATGTGGGTATTCTCGGCCATGTCGCCTGTACCGGAGAAGCCCTCAATATCACTGATGCTCAAACCCATGAGTTCTTCGACCCCGCTATTGATCAACCATCAGGGTACGAAGCGCGCAGCATTCTCTGTATGCCCATTTTTAGCACCCAAAATCCTCAAGAGGCCGTCGCCGTGGTGCGACTCCTCAATAAAGCAGGCGATCGCCCTTTTACCGAGGAAGACGAACAGCAATTTCGCTCCTTTGCTGATTCTATTGGCATTATCCTCGAAAGCTGTCAATCGTTTTTTGTGGCCGCCCGTAACCAGCGAGGTGTAGCAGCCCTCCTCAAAGCTACCACTACCCTCGGTCAAAGTTTAGATCTCGAAACTACTTTGTTATCCGTAATGGAACAGGCGAGAGACCTAATGCAAGCCGATCGCAGTACCATTTTCCTACTCAAAAAAGAAACCGAGGAACTCTGGACTAAAGTAGCTAAGGCTGATGGTAAAACCATGATGGAAATTCGCATTCCCGCTAATAAAGGAATTGCGGGTTATGTGGCTTCCACAGGTCAAGTGCTAAATATTACCAATGCTTATGCAGACCCTCGCTTTGACCCGACAACCGATCGCAAAACTGGCTATCGCACTCGTAATATTCTCTGTATGCCAGTTGACAACGCTAAAGGTGAGCTGATTGGTGTCACTCAGTTAATTAATAAACATAAAGGCAGTTTCACCGATTCTGATGAGGAATTTCTGCGGGCTTTTAATGCTCAGGCGGGTATTGCTTTGCAAAATGCCCAACTGTTTGAAAATGTCATGGTGGAGAAACAGTATCAAAAAGATATTCTCCAAAGTCTCTCAGATGTGGTTATTTCTACCGATTTACAAGGTCGCATTGTTACCATTAATGATGCCGCTTTAGAATTGCTCGGCTGTCCCCGTCACCGTCCCCGCCATCGACAAATTCGCGAATATTGGGAATATCAACTTAGCGGACAATATATCTGGGATGTTCTTCCTATTGAAAATTTGCAATTGCGTCTTGAGGATAGTCTCAAATTTGCCGCCCGCCATTTTGTCCCCGAACAAAGTTTAACTGTAGGATTAGTCGAAATGATAGTTGGGGAATTTGGAGATACAACACCCATCCCCATTTTGGTGGTTCCTGATGAGAAAAAACCAGATATTTATCATGTTTGGGGTCAAGAATATCAGCCTTTGGATGGCAATTCTTTGGCTGATAATGAGGCGATCGCTTCCGAAATTAGACTCCTAGAACGTAGCATTAATTTGACTGTTAATCCTTTGACTAACCCCGAAGGTGGTGTCCGGGGTGGTTTGGTGGTTTTGGAAGATATTAGCCGCGAAAAACGTATGAAAACTACCATGTATCGCTATATGACTCCCGGAGTCGCTGAACGGGTTATGGCTTTGGGAGAAGATGCTTTGATGATTGGGGAAAGGAAAGAAGTAACTATTCTATTTTCTGATATTCGTGGCTATACCACCTTAACTGAAAATTTGGAAGCCTCTGATGTCGTCGCGTTGTTAAATCAATATTTTGAAACTATGGTCGAAGCCGTTTTTTCCCATGAGGGAACTTTGGATAAGTTTATCGGGGATGCACTTATGGCTGTGTTTGGTGCGCCTCTTCCCCTCAGAGATAATCATGCTTGGATGGCGGTTAAGTCCGCTTTGGATATGCGAAAACGGTTGAAAGATTTTAATGAGTCTCGACCTAATGAACCTCAAATTAAAATTGGTATTGGTATGAGTTCCGGAGAAGTCGTATCGGGAAATATTGGCTCTCAAAAACGGATGGATTATACTGTGATTGGCGATGGGGTTAATTTGAGTTCCCGCTTGGAACAACTGACTAAATTGTATGGCTGTGATATTATTTTAAGTGAGATGACTTATCATTTGTGTGGCGATCGCATTTGGGTGAGAGAGTTGGATAAAGTCCGGGTGAAAGGTAAAAATAATGCCGTTAATATTTATGAGTTGATTGCCTCAAAATCTCAGGCTTTAGATGATGAATTGGTCGAGTTTTTGGGCTATTATAACCTGGGACGACAGGCTTATTTGGCTAGGGATTTTGCTTTGGCTATTCAGCATTTTGAAGTAGCTCAAAAAATGCGATCGGATGATAGGGCTGTCGAAATTCACATCGGTCGCGCCCAGAATTATTTACAAAATCCCCCACCCCCCGACTGGGATGGTATCCATACTATGACAACTAAATAA
- the adhE gene encoding bifunctional acetaldehyde-CoA/alcohol dehydrogenase, translating to MVNRVTNIEELENLIARVKVAQQKFSGFTQEQVDYIFKKAALAANAARIPLAKIAVEETGMGVVEDKVIKNHFASEIIYNKYKNTKTCGVIESDKSFGFQKIAEPVGILAGIVPTTNPTSTAIFKALIALKTRNGIIFSPHPRAQKCTNEAARIILEAAVEAGAPEDIIGWIDEPTVPLSQALMQHQDVKLILATGGPGMVRAAYSSGRPSLGVGAGNTPALIDDSAHIKMAVSSIILSKTFDNGMICASEQSVIVVDSIYDQVREEFLSRGAYFLTPEETDRMAKVIFVDGHLNPEIVGQTVKKLGGMAGLNLSDDTRVIIGERPAIDDDDPFAHEKLSPVLVMYRAKDFEDAVLKAEHLVQLGGRGHTAALYTSPNNTDHINAFEGKVQTARVLINTPSSQGAIGDLYNFRLDPSLTLGCGTWGGNSISENVEPTHLLNIKTVAERRENMLWFRVPPKIYFKYGSLPVALRELAGKKRAFIVTDKPLFNLGITASLEEVLEEIGVKYDVFYDVEPDPSLDTVQRGLTLMNTFEPDVIIAIGGGSPMDAAKIMWLMYEHPDIEFEGLAMRFMDIRKRVYDLPPLGEKAVMVAIPTTSGTGSEVTPFAVVTDRRNNIKYPLADYALTPNIAIVDPELVLNMPKSLTAFGGIDALTHAIEAFVSVLASEYTNGMALEAIRLIFKYLPSSYNNGANDPKAREKMHYASTMAGMAFANGFLGICHSIAHQLGGTFHIPHGLANALMISYIIRYNATDAPFKQATFSQYKYPNTKWRYARVADYLNLGGNTDDEKIDRLILAIEELKHKVGIPKAMKEVVKESEAEFLAKVDEVADQAFDDQCTGANPRYPLIEDLKQLIIDAYYGHPVVATENNGKTVFPTFGPEPVMMGE from the coding sequence ATGGTTAATCGAGTGACCAATATCGAAGAATTAGAGAACTTGATTGCGCGGGTAAAAGTAGCCCAGCAAAAATTCTCTGGCTTCACTCAAGAACAGGTAGACTACATTTTTAAGAAAGCAGCCCTAGCCGCTAATGCTGCGCGTATACCTCTAGCTAAAATAGCCGTCGAAGAAACCGGTATGGGGGTAGTTGAGGATAAGGTGATTAAAAATCACTTCGCCTCAGAAATCATCTATAACAAGTATAAAAACACCAAAACCTGTGGTGTTATTGAATCCGATAAATCCTTCGGATTCCAAAAAATCGCCGAACCTGTGGGCATCTTAGCAGGTATTGTCCCCACTACTAATCCCACCTCTACCGCTATTTTTAAGGCTTTAATTGCCTTAAAAACTCGCAATGGGATTATTTTTTCACCCCACCCCCGCGCCCAAAAATGTACTAATGAGGCGGCGCGTATTATTCTGGAAGCAGCCGTTGAAGCCGGTGCGCCCGAAGATATTATTGGTTGGATTGATGAACCGACAGTTCCCCTATCTCAGGCGTTGATGCAGCATCAAGATGTTAAACTGATACTGGCTACAGGGGGTCCGGGAATGGTGCGGGCTGCTTATTCTTCCGGGCGACCCTCTTTAGGTGTTGGTGCGGGGAATACTCCGGCTTTAATTGATGATTCTGCTCATATTAAAATGGCGGTATCTTCGATTATCCTCAGTAAAACTTTTGACAATGGCATGATTTGTGCTAGTGAACAGTCTGTAATTGTCGTTGATTCTATTTATGACCAGGTACGGGAGGAATTTCTCTCCCGTGGTGCTTATTTCCTCACCCCAGAAGAAACCGATCGCATGGCGAAGGTGATTTTTGTAGACGGTCATCTTAACCCCGAAATTGTCGGTCAAACTGTTAAGAAATTGGGAGGAATGGCGGGGCTAAATCTTTCTGATGATACCCGTGTGATTATCGGGGAACGACCGGCAATTGATGATGATGACCCCTTCGCCCATGAAAAACTATCGCCGGTTTTGGTTATGTATCGGGCGAAAGATTTTGAGGATGCCGTTCTGAAAGCTGAACATTTGGTACAGTTGGGAGGTCGTGGTCACACCGCCGCTTTGTATACTTCCCCCAATAATACTGATCATATTAATGCCTTTGAGGGTAAGGTACAAACGGCGCGGGTGTTAATTAATACCCCTTCATCTCAAGGGGCGATCGGAGATTTGTATAACTTCCGTCTTGACCCTTCTTTAACTCTGGGTTGTGGAACTTGGGGCGGTAATTCCATTAGTGAAAACGTCGAACCTACTCACCTGTTGAATATTAAAACCGTTGCCGAACGACGGGAAAATATGCTGTGGTTCCGAGTCCCTCCCAAAATCTATTTCAAGTATGGTTCCCTACCCGTCGCTTTGCGAGAGTTGGCAGGTAAAAAACGGGCTTTTATTGTCACTGATAAGCCTTTGTTTAATTTGGGAATTACCGCATCTCTTGAGGAAGTCCTCGAAGAAATCGGGGTTAAATATGACGTTTTTTATGATGTTGAACCTGACCCGTCTTTGGATACCGTACAACGGGGTTTAACTCTCATGAATACCTTTGAACCGGATGTCATTATTGCCATTGGTGGTGGGTCGCCTATGGATGCTGCTAAGATTATGTGGCTCATGTATGAACATCCAGATATTGAGTTTGAAGGTTTGGCGATGCGATTTATGGATATCCGTAAACGGGTCTATGATTTGCCGCCGCTGGGAGAAAAAGCAGTAATGGTAGCAATTCCTACTACTTCGGGAACTGGATCCGAGGTGACACCCTTTGCTGTGGTTACCGATCGCCGCAATAATATTAAGTATCCTTTGGCAGATTATGCCTTGACTCCTAATATTGCGATCGTTGACCCCGAATTGGTCTTAAATATGCCAAAAAGTTTAACCGCTTTTGGGGGTATTGATGCCTTAACTCACGCCATAGAAGCCTTTGTTTCCGTGTTGGCTTCCGAATACACCAATGGTATGGCTTTAGAAGCAATTCGGCTGATTTTCAAGTATCTACCTAGTTCCTATAACAATGGCGCGAATGACCCGAAAGCGCGGGAAAAAATGCACTATGCCTCTACCATGGCCGGGATGGCTTTTGCTAATGGTTTCTTGGGTATTTGCCATTCTATTGCCCACCAATTAGGGGGGACATTCCACATTCCCCACGGTTTAGCGAATGCCTTAATGATTAGCTATATAATTCGCTACAATGCTACTGATGCACCCTTCAAACAAGCCACTTTCTCCCAATACAAATATCCTAACACTAAATGGCGTTATGCTCGCGTCGCGGATTATTTGAATTTGGGCGGAAATACTGATGATGAAAAAATCGATCGCCTAATTTTGGCTATTGAAGAACTCAAGCATAAGGTAGGAATTCCTAAAGCCATGAAAGAAGTCGTTAAAGAAAGCGAAGCCGAGTTTTTGGCTAAGGTTGATGAAGTCGCAGATCAAGCCTTTGATGATCAGTGTACAGGGGCCAATCCTCGCTATCCCTTAATTGAGGATCTCAAACAACTGATTATTGATGCCTATTATGGGCATCCAGTCGTCGCTACCGAAAATAATGGCAAAACTGTATTTCCGACTTTTGGCCCGGAACCAGTTATGATGGGTGAATAG
- a CDS encoding cation:proton antiporter, with product MTNITIALIALPMFIGFSIYLLPKFDRYLAVLAALCSLAYGLQVLLNDTDLPIKLLDNFGVQLLVDQQSGYLIVTNALVTTAVIFYCWNREKVAFFYAQTMILHGSVNATFVCQDFLSLYVALEVLGIAVFLLISYPRSDRSIWIALRYLFVSNTAMLFYLIGVGLVYQADHSFAFSGLRTSPPEAIALILMALLVKGGVFVSGLWLPLTHSESETPVSALLSGVVVKAGVFPLIRCALIVPEIDPVLRIFGISTAIFGVVYAVFQKDTKLTLAFSTISQLGFVLAAPVVGGFYALTHGLVKSALFLIAGSLPSRSFKQLQAQPINTSVWIPLLIASLSVSGFPLLSGFGAKIITFKNLWSWQEIILNIAAIGTTIYFAKFIFIPHTQLPATPETEEKQRGLLPAMVILLGGLILANFFYYQSVYTIDNIVKSLVTISVGWLAYFVLFKDLVVNLSRSWEKLEHIIGGMTIMLTVLFWFIFAVGIA from the coding sequence ATGACCAATATTACGATCGCATTGATAGCATTACCAATGTTTATCGGGTTCAGTATCTATTTACTTCCCAAATTCGATCGCTATCTAGCTGTTTTGGCAGCCCTTTGTTCCCTAGCTTATGGGTTGCAGGTTCTGTTAAATGATACAGATTTGCCAATCAAACTACTAGATAACTTCGGTGTTCAACTATTAGTTGATCAACAAAGTGGCTACTTGATTGTGACCAACGCCCTAGTCACAACTGCAGTGATTTTTTACTGTTGGAACCGGGAGAAAGTCGCTTTTTTTTATGCCCAGACAATGATTTTACATGGCAGTGTTAATGCCACATTTGTTTGTCAGGATTTTCTTAGCCTGTATGTAGCCCTAGAGGTTTTAGGAATCGCAGTTTTCCTGTTAATTTCCTACCCTCGTAGCGATCGCTCAATTTGGATAGCCCTACGCTATCTATTTGTGAGCAACACCGCCATGCTATTCTACCTGATCGGGGTCGGTCTTGTCTACCAAGCCGATCATTCCTTTGCCTTTAGTGGCTTACGGACTTCACCTCCAGAAGCCATAGCCCTAATCTTAATGGCACTATTAGTCAAAGGTGGCGTGTTTGTCTCTGGGTTATGGCTACCGCTAACCCACTCCGAATCGGAAACCCCCGTTTCCGCCCTTCTCTCAGGAGTCGTAGTCAAAGCCGGAGTCTTTCCCCTAATTCGTTGCGCCCTAATTGTACCAGAGATTGACCCAGTGCTAAGAATCTTTGGTATCAGCACCGCCATTTTCGGTGTGGTTTATGCAGTTTTTCAAAAAGACACCAAGCTAACCCTAGCTTTTAGCACCATTTCCCAGTTAGGATTTGTTCTTGCCGCCCCAGTAGTTGGCGGTTTTTATGCCCTCACCCACGGCTTGGTTAAATCAGCTTTATTCTTAATAGCTGGAAGTTTACCTAGTCGCAGCTTTAAGCAACTACAGGCGCAGCCCATTAATACCTCAGTTTGGATACCATTATTGATAGCTAGTTTGTCTGTCTCTGGTTTCCCTTTACTGTCTGGCTTTGGTGCGAAGATTATCACCTTTAAAAATCTGTGGTCTTGGCAAGAAATCATCCTTAATATAGCCGCCATAGGAACAACCATATACTTTGCTAAATTCATCTTTATTCCCCATACTCAACTACCAGCAACCCCAGAAACTGAAGAAAAGCAACGGGGGTTATTACCAGCCATGGTAATTCTGCTGGGGGGGCTGATTTTGGCTAACTTTTTCTATTATCAATCAGTTTACACCATTGATAATATTGTCAAATCTCTGGTAACTATAAGTGTCGGATGGTTGGCTTATTTTGTGCTGTTTAAAGACTTAGTAGTGAACCTGTCCAGATCCTGGGAAAAGCTGGAACATATTATTGGTGGAATGACCATCATGTTAACAGTGCTCTTTTGGTTTATTTTCGCGGTGGGTATAGCATGA
- a CDS encoding monovalent cation/H(+) antiporter subunit G, protein MINLFSDLLMLVGVVFWFWGTFPLVGDRSVLFKLHGLSVSDTLGSMTIVFGLLLRIPSEWPLLILAIISLAIWNTVLGYVLAYCSSSEGDDER, encoded by the coding sequence ATGATTAACTTATTCAGTGACCTTTTGATGTTAGTTGGGGTGGTCTTTTGGTTTTGGGGAACTTTTCCCCTAGTCGGCGATCGCTCAGTATTATTCAAACTACATGGTTTATCAGTCTCTGATACCTTGGGTTCCATGACCATAGTTTTCGGACTATTACTGAGAATTCCCAGCGAATGGCCCCTGCTGATTCTTGCCATTATTTCTTTGGCAATTTGGAATACTGTTTTAGGATATGTATTAGCTTACTGTTCCAGTAGTGAAGGTGACGATGAACGATAA
- a CDS encoding glycosyltransferase — translation MRIALFTETFLPKIDGIVTRLCHTAEQLNRLGDEVLIVSPEGGLTEYKGCQIYGVDGFPLPMYPELKIGLPHPGIGAKLAEFKPDIIHVANPAVLGLSGLYYGKKLNVGLVASYHTHLPQYLHHYGLGMLEEFLWGLLRTAHNQAMLNLCTSTAMVEELRNHGIERVDLWQRGVDTELFQPHKATKEMRASLSMGNPDDTLLLYVGRLGAEKEIDRIKPILAAIPNARLALVGDGPNRENLEQHFAGTPTNFVGYLRGEQLAAAYACADAFIFPSRTETLGLVLLEAMAAGTPVVAARSGGIPDIVTDGVNGYLFDPRDEQGAIKATSRLLSHSDERERLRQNARLEAERWGWAAATSQLRRYYQNILARQSLPSVA, via the coding sequence ATGAGAATCGCCCTTTTTACTGAAACATTTTTACCGAAAATAGATGGGATTGTTACCCGTTTATGTCATACCGCCGAACAACTAAATCGCCTAGGTGATGAGGTGCTAATAGTTTCTCCAGAAGGTGGATTAACCGAATATAAAGGCTGTCAAATCTACGGTGTAGATGGATTTCCTCTCCCTATGTATCCCGAACTCAAAATCGGTCTTCCTCATCCGGGAATTGGGGCAAAATTAGCCGAATTTAAACCAGATATTATCCATGTGGCTAACCCGGCTGTATTAGGCTTAAGTGGCTTATATTATGGTAAAAAACTCAACGTCGGGTTAGTAGCCTCCTACCATACCCATCTACCCCAATACCTGCACCACTACGGCTTAGGAATGCTGGAGGAATTCCTGTGGGGGTTATTGCGTACAGCCCATAATCAGGCTATGTTAAACCTGTGTACCTCCACAGCTATGGTTGAGGAATTACGCAATCATGGCATTGAACGGGTAGACCTATGGCAGAGGGGGGTGGATACAGAACTGTTCCAGCCCCACAAAGCCACTAAAGAAATGCGCGCGAGCCTCAGTATGGGAAACCCAGACGATACCCTACTGTTGTATGTGGGGAGACTAGGAGCCGAAAAAGAAATCGATCGCATTAAACCTATTCTAGCAGCAATACCCAACGCCCGTCTAGCCCTAGTCGGAGATGGTCCGAACCGAGAAAACCTAGAACAACATTTCGCCGGAACTCCCACCAACTTTGTGGGTTATCTGCGGGGAGAACAATTAGCGGCCGCTTACGCCTGCGCTGATGCCTTCATTTTCCCTTCCCGGACAGAAACCCTAGGTTTAGTCCTCCTCGAGGCTATGGCCGCAGGAACCCCCGTAGTAGCCGCGCGGTCTGGGGGAATTCCCGATATTGTCACTGATGGAGTAAATGGCTATCTGTTTGACCCCAGGGATGAACAAGGAGCCATCAAAGCCACCAGTAGACTGTTATCCCATAGTGATGAGCGGGAAAGGTTGCGACAAAATGCCCGATTAGAAGCCGAACGCTGGGGGTGGGCTGCTGCCACTAGCCAACTGAGACGCTATTATCAAAATATTTTAGCTCGTCAATCACTGCCCTCTGTTGCCTAG
- a CDS encoding NADH-quinone oxidoreductase subunit K → MLESLVFASVMFGFFGIILKKNLMMKIISMDVMSTGVIAYYVLIASRDGFFTPIIGNARDNGNYADPVPQAVILTAIVIGFSVQALMLVGVMKLARDNPTLETDEIEKNNTP, encoded by the coding sequence GTGTTAGAGTCGTTAGTATTCGCCTCCGTGATGTTCGGATTTTTCGGCATCATTCTCAAAAAGAACCTGATGATGAAAATTATCTCCATGGATGTGATGAGTACAGGGGTAATCGCCTATTATGTACTTATCGCCTCCCGAGATGGCTTTTTTACGCCGATTATCGGTAATGCCAGAGATAATGGCAATTATGCCGACCCCGTGCCACAGGCGGTGATTTTGACAGCGATCGTAATTGGCTTTTCCGTCCAAGCATTAATGCTGGTTGGTGTCATGAAGTTAGCCCGCGATAACCCCACCCTAGAAACCGACGAGATCGAAAAGAACAATACCCCATGA